CAACGTCATGCGCCCGGGAACATTCCTGCGAAAGTCGCGGATCACCTTGACTGTACGCCAGCGGACACCCTATGTTTCACCAGCGGACGGTTTTGAGGTCGACTTGATCGTGCAAGCCCTTGGCTTCCAGCCAGTTCTGGCGTTGGGCACACTTTTTGTTCGTAACATGGGCAAGTGAGATTGCGTAACAAAAAAGTGTCAACGGATAGAATCTATGGATAGACAGATACAAAAGAGAAAGTGGCCGCCCAAGAAAATCGCCTGGGTATCGGTCTCCGCCTTGTTCATACTGGCGATAGCTTACAATTTGATTTTCGGCGATCACTCCTCCAAACTCAATGTGCGGGCCGAGAGACTGACTGTCTCGACGGTATATAACGGTGAGTTTCAGGAGTTCATTCCGGTGACCGGTGCAGTCATTCCGATCAAAACCAATTACCTTGACGCCATCGAAGGTGGCCGTGTGGACACCGTGTTCCTTGAGGCCGGTACCACTGTTGAGAAAGGTGACAGAATCCTGAAACTGGGCAACACCAACCTGCTTTTGGACATCATGTATCGCGAAGCGGAGTTGGTCCAGCAAAGCAACAACCTCAGAAACACCAGGCTAACCATGGCCCAACGTCGGCTGGCCGTGCAGGGTCAGATTCTGGAGCTTGACTATCAGATCAAGCAGCAAAAGCGTGTCTTTGAACAGTCCTCGGAACTGAAGCAAAAAGGTCTGATCGCCGGTCAAGAATACGAGGAGGCCAGCGATGAATACGAGTACCTGGTGGCCACCCGTGAACTGACCATGGAGCAATATCGACAGGACTCCATCTATCGCGAAACGCAGATTGCGCAACTGGAAGGTTCGTTGGCCAGAATGGAATCCAACCTCGAAGTCGTCAGACAAAACCTGGATAACCTGGTTCTCAGAGCACCGATATCGGGCCAGCTTACGTCGTTAAACGCGGAGGTGGGTGAGAGCAAAGGACGCGGCGAACGCCTGGGACA
This is a stretch of genomic DNA from Candidatus Zixiibacteriota bacterium. It encodes these proteins:
- a CDS encoding HlyD family efflux transporter periplasmic adaptor subunit, whose amino-acid sequence is MDRQIQKRKWPPKKIAWVSVSALFILAIAYNLIFGDHSSKLNVRAERLTVSTVYNGEFQEFIPVTGAVIPIKTNYLDAIEGGRVDTVFLEAGTTVEKGDRILKLGNTNLLLDIMYREAELVQQSNNLRNTRLTMAQRRLAVQGQILELDYQIKQQKRVFEQSSELKQKGLIAGQEYEEASDEYEYLVATRELTMEQYRQDSIYRETQIAQLEGSLARMESNLEVVRQNLDNLVLRAPISGQLTSLNAEVGESKGRGERLGQIDVLEGFKVRVPIDEHYIARVDMGLAGECTYNDSVYHLTIKKVYPEVLNGRFEVDMVFVDQSPPEIRRGQTLRIRLELGDLSQALLLASGGFYQKTGGRWVFVVDESGDMAVKRDIQLGRQNPLNYEVLSGLSAGERVITSSYDSFGEVEKLVLKK